The Triticum aestivum cultivar Chinese Spring chromosome 6D, IWGSC CS RefSeq v2.1, whole genome shotgun sequence genomic sequence TTCAATATAAAACCACAAATGTTAGGTTTCTTAGATGTCAAACCATCTAGGGTGTGATTAATTAACACACTGATAACGGCTTAGAGATGTGCCGATGAATTCCCACATATGGCGGCTTAGTTTCTATTTTTTGCCCGCTGTAAATAAGCCTAATTTATTTTAGTTGAACAAAAAAGCAACTACATTTTTCTAAAAGAAAAGGAGTTGCATATGAAAAAATGCAGAAAAACAGTATAAAAACGTGCTTGCTATTTCTCATGTACCCGGAAAATCCGCTCACGCCAAGTTGATTTTCCAAGGAGGGCGACGTGCCGAGGCTAGCGACCAGCGTCGACCTCGGCGAGGCTGAATGCGAATGTgcccggggcggggggggggggggggggggggggggatatctgGTACTCCCAGTGCTCCAAGTTGAAAAACAAATCTTAAATGTTTTCAAAAATTCCAGAAAAAAATATGAATGTTCGCAAGGAATATGACTACAACCTCTAGAAATTTCAGGTCCAAACTCGAAatgtacattgagaaacaaaaCGGTGAAATCCAGATATGAATAGTGTTAATGTTGATTTTGTCTTTTCTTTACACTATTCATACCAGATTTCACATTTTTATTTCTTAATGTGCATTTCGAGTTTGGACCTAATTTTTTTTTCGGGATTGTAGTTACATTCCTTGCGAACATTTACATTTTTTCTTGGAATTTATTGAAACATTTATGAATGGTTTTTTTGAGCTTGGAACATCGGGAGTACCCCAAGGATGGGAGTACGTGATACtttcggtggggggggggggggggggggggagtctggTGCCTCGTGACGTTTGGACGGATGACTCGGCATGGCAGCAGCACGTCAGTGGGAAGGGTGGGGCATGAACATGGTCGCCAGTGGTGATTGCAGACGAACAGTGCACGTGGTATCGTGGCCATTGGTTGATGATATAACGGTCGACAAATTTGACTGCGCAATATTTTCCAGGCACCTGACTTATCGGAGCTATCAAGAAATCTTATTTTTCTCTCAACTgcatttttctcaaaaaggaaatcCACACACATACGGTAATGTGTGCCAAATAAAAAAAACTTAACTCAACATATTTTCAAAACATGTGgatatgattattattattatcaacATTTAAAATTGGATTTCAATGGATCTTTTTTGTTAAAATGCAAACTCTTATATGAATATTTACACAAAAGGAAAACATGTAATGTAGAACAATCATAAATGTATTAAAAATATATTATCCAAAGATATTGAgatttaaataataataataataacgaaTAAACCATTGGTAACTTTATGGAATTTAAAGGATTACCAGAACTTTAATTAGTTCCACGGGTTTTGCACAATATTTCTGATTGTTATGAATTTCAACTTTAATTATCCAGAATATTTGGTATGTCTGTAAGGTCAgtaaaaaaaatatattttttccctAAATTATAAAAAAAATCTCTAAATATTTTCATGATTCTGTCAAAGTTTACACTAGTTTTTTTAAGATGAAGCTTACACTAGTTGAGTTGCCACATGCTAAAAAATTGCTAAATTGCCATCAAAACGTTTACAGTGAAGCAAGGAGCCGAAAAAAAtgctactccctctgatccaaaacAAGTGTGTCGCAATAGTTCAAATTTTTGAATTAAAATCATGACACTTATTTTGAATCGAAGGGAGTACATTATCATCAAAACCGTTCAAGTGCAGTCGAGGGACCCCAAAAAAATGGTACTCAAGCAGAGGAACGAATGTATAATGTTGCAATATTCAATAGGTTTTTCTTTGCGATAGAATTTGCATTACTTAACCATCAAGATTACAATCAGCGAGACAACGGTCCTCAACATCCTCAGGACCGGAGCATAACCAAACTGCAGTACGACCACCGTGTCTAGTATAGTTTGCTAAGAAATGAGTCGGACTTGTATTACTCATGTTtacgaaaaaaaatcaaaacaaatataagcaaatttccaaaaattcaaaaaaaaaattgtatgGTAGATAATTTGATCGTGAGGTCCTCTCTAATTTTCAAATCATTTAGACATCTGAGCACCTCTCGGCAAAATGTCTAAATGATCTGAAAATTAGAGCGGACCTTACGCAATAAATTTTCAACGactgatttttttttggaatttttttgaatttcttgtGACTTTTTTTCTGACCAGGGGCAGATGAGCGTGGGCAACGAACGCTGCACTCACAAAAAAATGCTCTTCTTACGATAAAATGGGGTTATATTTCTGAACATTTTGCTGTTTTGATTTAGATTCACTGAAATACACTTCTGCGCTATCGGTGGCACTGGCCGTCGTGTTCGTCGTGATCACCGCCGGAATCGCCATGATCAAACTGACTAGAGGGCAGATCCCGATGCCCATGCTGTTCCCCGACGTTCACGGGACCTGGGCGTCCATCTTCAAACTCTTCACGGCCGCTCCAGTTCTTGTCACCGCCTTCATTTGCCACTACAATGGTACTGCACACCTGCTGACCTGAGCAACTCCAGTGAGCTAGCCGCTTCTGCCTGCACTGACATTAATTGTGCAGTGCACCCTATCCACAACGAGCTCAAGGACCCGGCCCAGATCAAGCCGATCGTGCGGGCGTCGCTGGTGCTGTGCTCCGCCGTGTACGTGACCACCAGCTTCTTCGGGTTCCTCCTCTTCGGCGAGGAAACGCTGGACGACGTGCTGGCCAACTTCGACTCGGACCTCGGCATCCCCTACGGCGGCGTCTTCAACGACGCCGTCAGGGTCAGCTACGCGCTCCACCTCATGCTCGTCTTCCCCATCGTCTTCCACGCGCTGCGCCTCAACATGGacggcctcctcttcccctccgCCCGGCCGCTGGCCTGCGACAACCGGAGGTTCGCGGCGCTCACGGTCGCGCTCCTCGCCGTCATCTTCCTGGCCGCCAACTTCATCCCCAACATCTGGGACGCCTTCCAGTTCACCGGGGCCACCGCCGCCGTCTCCATCGCCTACATCTTCCCCGCCGGCATGGCGCTGAGGTCAGTGAGTTGACAACAAGAAACTTAGTTGATTTGTTCGTGATGATCGACTGTTAATTTATTCATGGATCTCGTTGTCAGGGATCGCCACGGCATCGCGAAGAAGAGGGACAAGGTCCTGGCGTTGTTCATGATCGTGATCGCGGCGGTGTCGAACGGAGTGGCCGTGTACAGCGACGCTTCCTCGTTGTGATTTGGTGGCATACTGGCATGGCATGGGACTGGCAGCACCGGCACGGAGCGGTCGCCTACACCATGGCGCTATGTATGTATATTAGGTTGGTGATGAGAGACCGACTTGAGTCCTTCCACCTATAAATGCATGTACATGTAAATATCTCTGCAGCTCTGCATGATGTGCAGAAGTTGAGTAAGGACTGGATTCCAATCCATTGGCATGATAGTGCCAAGAAAATGCGACATTATAAAGCTCTGAA encodes the following:
- the LOC123141742 gene encoding amino acid transporter AVT6A, whose protein sequence is MVMPTAGAGDTEARRPLVARRHKDGEGDGLDDGDASFSGAVFNLSTTIVGAGIMALPATMRVLGLVPGLTLVVLAAVLTDASIELLMRFSNAVGAASYGEAMGDAFGALGRGLLQLCVVVNNIGVMVVYMIIIGDVLSGTSSSGKHHHGVFEGWFGPNRWNGRFAILLFTTLAVFMPLTCFKRVDSLKYTSALSVALAVVFVVITAGIAMIKLTRGQIPMPMLFPDVHGTWASIFKLFTAAPVLVTAFICHYNVHPIHNELKDPAQIKPIVRASLVLCSAVYVTTSFFGFLLFGEETLDDVLANFDSDLGIPYGGVFNDAVRVSYALHLMLVFPIVFHALRLNMDGLLFPSARPLACDNRRFAALTVALLAVIFLAANFIPNIWDAFQFTGATAAVSIAYIFPAGMALRDRHGIAKKRDKVLALFMIVIAAVSNGVAVYSDASSL